The following proteins are co-located in the Kiloniellales bacterium genome:
- a CDS encoding 2Fe-2S iron-sulfur cluster-binding protein encodes MSEADSRVVFTPSGRRGRFPAGTPLLKAARALGVDIDSVCGGRGLCGRCQIEVAEGDFAKHGLISKAGHLTAFNEVEARYAEKRSLQPGRRLSCQACLAGDAVVDVPPESQVHKQVVRKRAEVRDIQLDPAMRLHYVEVEEPDMHQPTCLWTWLSGGTSTTASPARQAWQDRRRPGCRLRFSA; translated from the coding sequence ATGAGCGAGGCGGACAGCCGCGTCGTCTTTACGCCGTCCGGCCGCCGCGGCCGCTTCCCGGCCGGGACGCCCCTGCTGAAGGCGGCCCGCGCGCTCGGCGTCGACATCGATTCCGTCTGCGGCGGCCGCGGCCTCTGCGGCCGCTGCCAGATCGAGGTCGCCGAGGGCGACTTCGCCAAGCACGGCCTGATCAGCAAGGCCGGCCACCTGACCGCCTTCAACGAGGTCGAGGCGCGCTACGCGGAGAAGCGCAGCCTACAGCCCGGTCGCCGCCTGTCCTGCCAGGCCTGCCTGGCCGGCGACGCGGTCGTGGACGTGCCGCCGGAAAGCCAGGTCCACAAGCAGGTCGTGCGCAAGCGCGCCGAGGTCCGCGACATCCAGCTCGACCCGGCGATGCGCCTCCACTATGTCGAGGTCGAAGAGCCCGACATGCACCAGCCGACCTGCTTGTGGACCTGGCTTTCCGGCGGCACGTCCACGACCGCGTCGCCGGCCAGGCAGGCCTGGCAGGACAGGCGGCGACCGGGCTGTAGGCTGCGCTTCTCCGCGTAG
- a CDS encoding GFA family protein, with protein MAAGGRTYGGGCLCGAIRYSVAGALRPVVACHCHQCRRTSGHHVAATAARLDDLTIEGEAALSWYRSSETARRGFCRSCGANLFWQRDGAAQVSIMAGTFDDGNGLATAAHIFVGDKGDYYEIADGLPQLEDGDHGFWRDP; from the coding sequence ATGGCGGCGGGCGGACGGACATACGGCGGCGGCTGCCTCTGCGGCGCGATCCGCTACAGCGTCGCCGGCGCGCTCCGGCCCGTCGTCGCCTGCCACTGCCACCAGTGCCGCCGGACCAGCGGCCATCACGTTGCCGCCACCGCCGCCAGGCTCGACGACCTGACCATCGAAGGCGAGGCCGCGCTGAGCTGGTACCGCTCCTCGGAGACGGCGCGGCGCGGCTTCTGCCGCAGCTGCGGCGCCAACCTCTTCTGGCAGCGCGACGGCGCGGCCCAGGTCTCGATCATGGCCGGCACGTTCGACGACGGAAACGGGCTCGCGACCGCAGCCCACATCTTCGTCGGCGACAAGGGCGACTACTACGAGATCGCCGACGGCCTGCCGCAGCTCGAAGACGGCGACCACGGATTCTGGCGAGACCCATGA